The nucleotide window ATTGTTCAGACCGGGGTTCCAAGAATGAGACTGAGGCCAGCTGAGGCCCACCCAGGCCAGAGGGTCACCATCTCCCATAactgtacacgtacacacacatctCTGCTCACATATACAGTATACATGCCACTCCCAGCTCAAGGGCCTTCACACCTGCGCACACCTGCCTCCAGGCTTATGCCCTTCCCTGCCAGCTCACTGTCCTGGCACATGTAGGTGGTCATGCATACTTCAGACACTCATCTGCTTGTGGATTTGAAAATGCATGTACACAGTGTCCTGGACGAAGGATAAagataaacacatgcacatgctacCCTCAGACACTTGCTCCCACCCCCGTAGCCCACATGCTCAAGTCCCGAGGATGGTCTAACCTGCAGCCATGTGACCAACAGGCTCTGGGTCGTCTGTCTCCTCCTCACTGCCCCTGGGGACATGAGATAGaccttggcttctgctctgcaAGCTGAGTGGCAAGGGCTCAGAAAGAATCCAGGACTAGAGCCCCGTGTGGGATCCAGTCAACTGCTGGTGTCAGCCACAGGCCGGTAGAGTCTCCTGCAGATCTGTGCTTGGCCCTGCCTGGTGACCTTGGCCAACGTCCttttctaagcctcagtttccctaccttGGAGCCTCTCCCGGCACCAACATGAGGATTACTGGTTTTGAGGACCCCCGCGCCTGGGGCAACCTCACCTTTCTGGGTCTCTCTAGCCTTTAGTTCTCATCTCTCGGCGCTTGCTGGGGGAGGGTTAGAGGGGGCAGGTGGGACAGTGGGTACAAGGAACAGCTCCACCCCCACTCCACACCACCCTGGTCCGGCTGGCTGAGAACGTGGGGTGCGGGAGACAGCAACCCGAAGCAGACCGGGGGGAAAGCAGAATCGGGGCGAACGGGAGAGAAGGCGCCCGGGCAGGCTCGGGGCGGCCGCTCAGGGGCCGGCGGCTGgaaggggcgggggcgggaggggcggGCAGGCGGGCGGGGGAGGGAGCGCGGCGAGCGCCGCACAGAGCGAGCGCGAGtgcaggcggcggcggcggcggcggcggcgggagccGGAGCGGCGGGCCGGGCGGCCGCACCAGCCAGCGGGCGAGCGGGCGGCGAGCAGCGCGGAGCGCGCGGGCCAGAGCGGAGGGAGCGCAGCGCGGGGCGGTGGGAGCCCAGAGGCCCGAGCGACGCCGCCCCCGCTGTCCCTGCGAGGCCCCGGCCGGGAGCCCGACGAGGGAGCTGGCGGCATGGCCCGGCGGCCCGGGGCGCGGGGGCGCTAGGTCCCGGGCGGGTGTCCCGTACCTCGCCACCGCCACCGCGCGCCGCACCGCGCGCCCCGCCCGCTCCAGCCGCCCCCGGGGCCGCCGGCGGCCCATGAGCCCCGGCCTCAAAGTTTGCGGCGGGCGGTCGGGCGCGGAGCCTCCAAGATGCCGTTCCACCCGGTGACGGCGGCGTTGATGTACCGGGGCATCTACACCGTGCCCAACCTGCTGTCCGAGCAGCGCCCGGTGGATATCCCGGAGGACGAGCTGGAGGGTGAGTGCCCCGCCGGGACCCCCGCCACGCGCCCTCCTACCTGTGCGCCCAGGTGCCGCGCCGGCCGGCCGCGGGGCGCCGGGGACCCTGCTGCGCGACTCGGCTGAGCGGCTGCGCGGGAGGCGGGACGGCCCGGTGGCTCCGGGCTCCGCGGTAGGGGTCGCGGCGGCGCGGGGACGGCGCGGCCCCTGCCCGCGTGGCCCCCGGCGCTGCGGAAACTTGCGGGGGCCCCGCAGCGGGGTCACCGGGCCGCGTGGCCCGCGGTGACGGTGCCGCAAGGCGGCGGCGGCTGAAGTGGGGGGTCCGAGCCGTGCCCCCCGCGCCCGCCGCCGGAGCGCCCGCATCCTGATCCCTTCCACCGCGCCCGCCCGTGGCTCTGCGCTCCTATTGACATTCCGCTCGTGTCGCGTTCAGAATCCAATCTGCTCCGGCagcgggagaaggggagaggacgAGTGCCCCGCTCTTGCCGGGTGCGGGGTTGCCCTCATCCCCTTCTGCGGCCCTGCGAGGGACCCCCCCACCCGTGCGCTGCCGAAGCGGCCGGGAGGCGGTGGCGACAACAAGTGGCCGGATTGGGAGGCTCAGTCTCGATAGCGAAGCCTGGAAGGGAAAGGCCGGAACCCAAGCCTCCCCCGACCCTAGTCCTTTGCCTTTCGGGAACAGGGACCGCAGGCAGTTGGCAACTGAAGATCGGCGCAGCAGGCAGGGGCTGGGTTCCGCGACTGAGTGTCCTGGGGTGCAGTGAGACCCCTGGGGCCTCCCTAGCTCTTTCTCTGCTGAGATTGGGGGCGGGGGTATGCTCATgattcccctcccccaggcctctTGAGGCCCCATATAGAGTGGAGTCGGGGACTCTGAGCTGATGGGAATCTTGGTCCCTTAGGATGTTTGtcggctgctgggggaggggctgataATACCCAGAGAATGGACCTGTCTCCGATCCCTGGAGTCGAGGGGTTTCAGCTCTGGGGTCTCGGCTGAGCCCATAGGAGTGCGTTGGAGGGAGCGACACAGGAAAAGACATTGGTGGGAGCCCAGGGGAGGCATTCGGAAAGTCTTTCCTCAGCCCAGGCCTGGTCCGGGGCAAATTTTGGGCGAGTAGACTGTGGAAAGAGAAAGCAACTACCATGCTCACTGCACCACAGGCCACCAGACACCTGCTTCCCACAGCCAGCCCCCACGAACTCAGGTACAGGAAAAGCCGTAGAGGGGGGTCTCAGCCTCAACACAGGCAAGACAGATGGAAGCATGCTGTCCCTGACCTGACCTTAGCACTCACCCTGTGAAACCCAGGTCCTGTCCTGTCTGGACTGGACCAAAGCAGAGCCTCCTTCAGGGCCAGGGAAAGGGGGGAGGTGGTAGGGGCCAGGAGGGGCACAGGGCACAGGCCAGTTTTCCTTTACTTTATTGCCTTTTATTCTGGGCCACACAGAAGCCTtcatccatcccttcctcctcatCCCTGGGACAGAGGCAACATGTCTTCCCAGACGCCCCCCCCCCTGCAGGTTTGGGCACAGACCCCAGCACCCCCACCATGCCCTTGCCTCCACAGTTCCAGGTCTCACTAGGTTCCTCCACTCCTGATCTCTTGGTCCTAGAGTGCACACTCAGGATAGGGAGATGCTGAGAGAGACTGGCATGCAGGggtgagcagggcagtggtgggcaGTGCAAGGGCACGGAGGAGGCTCAGGATCCGCCTGAGCCATCCAGCGGGCATGCTGGCAGAGGCCCAGTGGCGTTAGTCACCAGCGCACCAAACACACTCCCTGCTTCTCTCTGATCCCCTTCAGAGTTAGCAGAGGGGCCCTGGTGCAGGGGCACCTGAAGGACAGGGCCATCCTCGTGGCTGGCAGGTGGAGGGCACAGGGCCAGCAGATGCCTGTGGGAATCTACACATGAAGACAGAAAGTTCTCCATGATTCTTCTTGGCTGCTGAAAGTCTGAAGGCCCTCTCCAGGCCCTGGGCTCCTTGCAGCGGGCTTGAATGCCAGAGCTGGGTGCTGTCCTTCATACAGATGGTACTTTTGTTatccctgccccccacctctcCAGGACACACTAGCATTCCTGTCCCAGAGCAGTCATGGGAAGACCCAGGCCCGTGCTTAGAAGGAATCAGTGAGGGGCCAGCGGACTAGGTAGGGGAGTCGGTGGCCTGGGATGAAATACTGCAGACACCTTGCGCCGCCGCCTGCCTGCTGCAGGAATCCAGGGGGGCAGTCAGTCTGCGTAGGGGGGAGGGGAATGTGGGAGTGAAATGAGGACAGCCAGGCGGCACTAGGTTCGAGTCTCCCTCCACACTCTTGGCTCATGGAGTGAACTTGGACAATCAATTGCCTCTGAGTCCGGGTTTCCCTATCTATCAACGGGGTTGGCATTGGCATTTCCAGGATGATGGTGGCAGAGAATGCCGTGGGAGTACCCAGCACAGGGCCTGGCAGTGGGGGCTGAGAACCCAAATGTAACAacaggggaggctgaggaagagcaCCTTACGAGCTTGGAGTATGTAGTGCCCATGAGGCAAGGCGGCAAGGAACAAGAGCATTGGGCCAAGAGGGCAAGGACTGGGGGGGCCTGTGGCCCTGGGGAGCTGAGCATGGTTATGgcaagaggaggaaaggaaacattTACCTTGGAGGCCCGCCCAGCCCCTGTGAGAGAGGCAAGTGTGCTCCCACATTTGTCCTGAATACTCCACCATGGTTGGGACATACCCCTGTTCTGAAATGCATCCAAGCAGGGACCTCCAGGAACACCCAAGACAGACTGGTCACGGAGACAGCGGGGGTCCAGCATTCAAGGTCAGGCATGGGAGTGACTGGCCagaaagaggggagagacaaGTGGCCACGCAGCTGGGTTCTGAGGTGGGCACTTGACTGTTGAGCCTGTGTTGAGGGTGGCCAGTTGGGGGCACTGGTGTAGGGCCACCCCCTTTCTGCCCTTGCCTCCTGAAGCCCAACTCATCAGCTGCCTCTGCACAGGCCAGAAATTCAGGGAGAGTTGGGGCGCAGGGCCAACACCGCGGAGAATGGCAGCCACCACAGAGGATGGCTACTGCCTCTGCCAGTGTTCCCTAGCTATCTAGACTCAAACTCTCTGGCAGAGTGCTGGCTTCCTGTTGGGTTTGCTGGAGTCTCGGGCCCCTGTGCAGCTCCACAGGTTGGGGAGGGTCTGAGATGTCAGGTTCAAAATGGCAAGTGGGGGACAATATCAGCCTGGAAACCTAGAGGTCCTGCCAGCCCGTTTCCGGGCCAGACATCCCCATGCCAAGATGGAGTACAATGAGTTTTGCCTGGCCTCACAGTGCAGGGAAGGAGCAAGGCTTTCGGGGAATGCAGTGATTCTCCATGGCATACAGTGACAGGCACCCCGATGACACCCACCCCTTCAGGGAGCCCTTCGCAGAAGCCAGACCCCAGCCACGGGACAAGAACCTCCCCGTCTCACAGTGGGAGGCATCTGAGACTCGGAGGGAAATAAAGTGCCTTGCCCAGGACTTGGCTGCTGAGCAGGAGAACTGGAATTCAAACTCTGGCTTTGGGTGTTGGtcccaggcagcaggcaggccagcctggcatCCCAGGTCAGCCTGGCATCCCAGGTTCACCCAGACCTTTCCCTTCCCACATTGCCATCTGGGATGATCTGCTTTACATTGGCCACATCAAAGCCAGGTTTGGCCAAACACTTGCACATACgatttctcttgtttcttcattGCCGAAAGTCCCATTGAACGGGTAAACAGCAATGAAGGGCTggagctgggattcaaacctgggtcTGTGACATCAGAATACTCTCTGACTGAGAAGATGATGCCTGAACTGGGCCTCTGTAGGCAGATGGAGGGGACTGGGCTGGGTTGGTGCTCTAAAACATTAGTGTGAGCTAGGtgtgctgtgggggtggggggggggggtggtgatgCACAGATGGAGAGTGGCTAGCTGGGAGTTTACCCAGCAGCCTTGGGAGGTCAGCCCTGCCCGAGATGTCTTTGGTACCCACATGACTGTCTCAGAGCCTGTCCCCTGAGCATATGCCCGGAGAGTCACTTGCTCGTTAGTGTCTCTCCTTCTGGTGCATTTTCCTCAGGGGCCTCAGAAAAGGGCACTGAGGCATCCCTGCAATTGAGGAGTCACCTTGAACCCTGCCAAGGTGGGAAGTATAGCTCAGACCTCAGCTCACAGCAGAGGGTGGCTTCCACAGCAGCCCCCACTGGATCTAGGACTTTGGCATCCTTCCTTGAGCTCCTTAATGGGCATCATTCTCCAAGGGGAACAATTTCTGACTTTGAGGTTCCCCAAACCAACCCGTGGCTGGTTCCCTCACCTTCagctttatttctgtcttctgtgggtgGCCCAGAGACCGTGCACTGAGGTGCGTAAACCTCTACGAAGGAGTCTCTCTCTGAGTGCTCTAGGAGACGGCTCCCACGTCGGTTTCATCACCCAGCATGTCTATACTTCCATGACAGGCCCCGTTCCAGGTAATGGGGACACTGTGGACAAGACCCACCTGTCCCAGAACAATCCAGTTTAGGGAAAGAACAGATGTGTGGAGGGGTGAGCAACCAGAGAAAAGGCAAGGCCAGCTTGGGGCAGAGAGAAACTGAATCATGCTAGCTGGGAATCTAGGCTACATCTGAGTTTGATGTGGGAACCGAAAAATGTTGCAGGTTCAGAGCAGTCTTGGTGTGCCCAGGCTTGAGGGGCTTCCCAGGGACTGTGTCCAGGACACCAGTCCAGAAAGGTGACAGCATGGTTACAAATGgggggcaccccccccccccccccccccccgcaagctATCCAGGCACTCCCAGGCAACTGGACTCTCCGCAGCAGCGCTGGCTGCTGCCCGGTCATCTCTGGCCACAAGGGGCACAATGCCTCCTTCAGGGCCCAGGGTTTTCAGTACCCCCTGGATCTGGCTCAGATCTACCAGCCTAGCCACTTTCTTGGCCCTAAAGCTCTTGATGCAGAAACCAGTCCCCAAGACTTGCCTaaggtgtggggggtgggggtgggggcaatgtTTACCCCAGCCTGCCTGTGGGACTCTGACCTCTAGATTTCATGTGACCCCACatggaagagccagatgaggacCGGGACCTGAAGCCAAGCCACCTTTCTGTGGAGCCATGGTTTCTGCTCTGTGGTGGGGCCAACAGACTGGCCTGCACTCCCTGTTCTACTAAGGCCAGGGACAGTATGAGCTCTTGAGTCCTAAGGCCTGTGATAGTTTAACTAGCAGGATAGTGTAGGAGCCTTGAATCCACACTGAGCTAGGCTGACCTCCTGGCCTCCATAAACCCTTCTAGGTCTGCAGTGtctttgttcacacacacacacacacacacacacacacacacacatgcacatgtgcatgcacacgcgcacacacacgatttgcctttgcctgctgagtgaAATTCAGTTGTACCCAGGGGAACAACTGAGGCAAAGGGGCCAGGAGTCTGCAAAGTGAACAAGGAACCCTCCCGGAGCTGGGTCTTATGGACTGGTCCTCTGGGGAAATGTTCTTTAGGCCCCTGCTGGGTGTGATAATCAAGGGACAGCAGCAGAGAGAAGGGGGTAGGGGGAAGGGCCCTCAAGTTCCCTGCTGCCTTCAGCGGCTAACCGGGCCGGTCAATCTGGTGTTCTCCCTGCACCTACCACATGGTGTAGTCCTGAGCATACCAGGAAGGCTGTCAGACCCACAGTGGCCACTGGCTCAGGCCAGGTGCACCTGTCTCCTCTGCCTGGCCTGTGCAGAGACCCAAGAGTGTGTCCTGGACACCCTGTGACTGGTTCTCAGCAGAGCTCCAGGTTCTGAGTGGGACTGTCGGATCCCAGGAATCTGGGAAGGGGCTGTTGGGGACAGAGCTGAGGTTTCAGCCTTCTGTTCCTCCACAGAGATCCGAGAGGCCTTCAAGGTGTTTGACCATGACGGTAATGGCTTCATCTCTAAGCAGGAGCTGGGAACGGCCATGCGCTCCCTGGGTTACATGCCCAACGAGGTGGAGCTGGAGGTTATCATCCAGCGGCTGGACATGGATGGTGAGACACCCTGCCTTGATTGACTTGCCCACCATCACCTAGGCCCTGGGGCTGAACCACGGAGGCTGCGTGCACTCTGGACTCCTGCTTCCTGGGTGGTCATGATCTACCAGCATTCCTCAGCTCAGAAAGCGGAGGCCAGAGGAGGTGGGGCAGTCCCAGTTACACACAGGGTCCAGGACTGCCCCACCCACTCCGTGGTCTGAGTATAGATAAGGAGAGTGGAATAAATATCTAAGCGCCCACCACCCCAACAAAAGGTGGCTGTATTTACCACCTGgtattttattgaagaaaaacTCCTAAGAATGATCAGTAATGTCAGGTCCCTCTGCTTCAGTCCACCCATtatctcttcccctttcctctccctccagggAGCAGGCACTAGTCTGGGCAGCCGGCAGAGCGACTGGCACTGTGCTGAGGAGCCATGGAGAGTTAGTTCTGAGTGTACTAGGAGAGTCTCCCACATCTGGGGACCATCTGCTGCTCGCCTCCCCCAGTCTCCAGTAGAGCCCCATCACATTTGGTAGCCTCAACATCAGCTCAGAGTCTGGCATATCAGGCATCCCTGAAATtgactgaggctcagggaagggGCTGAGGTCCCATGGAAGGTCTGCGGCAGGCCAATACTCCAGTTCATGTCTTTTGAACTCGGGATGCCTGATCCTGCTTTCAGTCTGACCCATTCATTAGCCCTGTGCTCACTTTAGGTGATGGCCAAGTGGACTTTGAGGAGTTTGTAACACTCCTGGGACCCAAGCTTTCCACCTCGGGGATCCCAGAGAAGTTCCACGGCACGGACtttgacactgtcttctggaagGTATGCTGGCTGACAGGGACTGTGTAACTGTGGCGGTGTTGAGGGGCCTGAGTGTTAGACCCACACTGTGATGAGTGGGGGATGACCACTTGATGCCTGGGCTCCTTGGGGGAATGGACTAGGTGGTTCTAGTCTTATGGGATCTGGAGGCCTGTCTTTGGGCTTGTGCACCTATGGGGTGCTGGGTGGGGACTGTGGCAGGGAGTGATCACAGCGGTTGTCCCTTTTGCCACCCAAGTGTGACATGCAGAAGCTGACAGTGGACGAGCTGAAGCGACTCCTCTATGACACCTTCTGCGAGCACCTGTCCATGAAGGACATAGAGAACATCATCATGACCGAAGAGGAGAGCCACCTGGGCACCGCCGAGGAGTGTCCTGTGGACGTGGAGAGTGAGTGGCCTGCCTTGGGACTTTGTGGGTGGGTTCCAGTGCTCGAGCAGAGGGACACACCAGGGGTTTGCACGGGAGCCTCCTTACTTGTCCCCAGCCTTGTGTCCTTGTTTGCCCCAAGTCAAATCCACGTCCCAAAGTGCAGACCTGATCCCAtcccttccctgtcccttctGTCTTTCCCTGGTGTTCCTGGTGGGCGGCTGCAGCCTGTTCCAACCAGCAGATCCGCCAGACGTGCGTGCGCAAGAGCCTGATCTGCGCCTTCGCCATCGCCTTCATCATCAGCGTCATGCTCATCGCGGCCAACCAGGTGCTGCGCAGTGGCATGAAATAGGCACCACCGAGTGCCCACCTGGCACATGCAGTGCCCAGGCTCACTCCACACTTAACCGCTGCCTGCAGCCCTCCCCCAGCTTACTCCTTGGGCCACTACCCACGGGCACTTCAAGCCTAGACACTGACCACCCCAATCCTCACCCCATAGGCCTTGCATGGAGCCATGGCCCAGCTGTGGAGGACCTGGTGGTAGCTCTGAGGACAGTGCTAGCCCCTATACCCTGCCTGTGCCCTCACCTGGCCTGGATGTAGCGTTAACTTCCCACCACCCAGGAGCTCCTGGGAAAGGAGGGCCTCCACAGGAGTCCCTGGGATCCAGTTAGTGCTGTGATCTTTTAGGCAGGCGAGAAACTCATGTCCAGAGCTGGGGGTGGAGTAGAGGTGGGCACAAGGCTGGGGTCCTGGGTCCCTTCCTCTGACCCTCCTTAGACCCAAAGCCAGTCTTCccatccacctgtgtctgcccaTTTCACAGCTGAGGAGCCTGAGGCTTGAGGGGCTAAGATCTGGCTTCAGATTCTTCTTCTACAGGGCTTTTCAGGAAAGGCTAATGCTCACACAAGGTGGGCATCAGAGATAGCTCTAAGGCCCATGAATTTCTGAGCCTTCCACCAAAGTCCTAGAGACTAAGAGTCAAGTCGTCCCCCAGCACAGAACCTAGAAACCCAACTGAGGAGGAAAGCAGAGCTCTTGTAGCCTGCGTGGCGTCCCCACTGGCCAGGGTGCAAGCTTGGAAGGCCTTGGGCCACTCCTGAGGGATCTGTTTCCCCTGAGGACCACTCTTCCAAGTCCAGGCTCTGCCCTCTCGGGGGCCGCACTTCTCTGTACCCTCAGGGCCGGAGATCCAGCTCTCCCTGTCCCACGTGTGCCATCCCATTTCTTGGCACGGCACAGCCCGGGCAGATGCAGGGCTGCAGCTCTTCAGGGGCTGAGACGGTTGGCAGAGTCCTTGGGCTCCCTTCCCTAGCCTGGGGCCACTTATTATCTGGGCCACAGCCATACTGGCATGCTCTGTGCCCAGCCTGGCTGAGCCTCTACTGATCCCTCAGCAAGAAGGGCTGTAAGCAGAGGACGCCCTGGAGGGGATTTTGTCTCATCCAGCCCACCTGTTCCCtgacggaggcaggaggacacaGCCAAGAACATGAGTGCCAGCAAAACCATCGAGGATAGACTTTCTTTATAAACATTTGGACGTTTCTCACCCATTTTCTCAAGATATGCCCCgaggggtggtgggtggggggagaggcCAAGCTCATGGTCTCAGAGGCTCCAGGGGGACAGCGGGAAGGCCGCTCCACTTCCTAGGTTGAGCAACTGTCTTTACTATGACTGGTGACCAGGAGAAGTCAGGCGGAGAAATCAGGGGAAGAGCTCAGCCCCACTGGACTCTGGACTGTAGGGACCATCCTCCAGGAGGGGGTGCCCGCAGGGAGGGGGGCAGCTCCTGCATTGGCGGCCATCCCACGGGGTACTGGAAGACAGTGGCTCTGATGGGTTCGGTCCtagagagaagaaaggtagagGGTCAGAATGGGGCGCCTCCCAGATCCATCCTGCTCTCCCACCACACTGGCTGTGGGAATGGTGGTCACCTGCATGACCCTTCTGGAAGCAGAGCCTTGATAACATGCAGACCCTCAGAGCTGCCACCTCTTCTCGGAACTGAGTCCAAGTGGGGCTCTAAGCAGAGACTGAAGACAGGAATGGCCCTGGGCAATATGGAAGTACTCGTAGTGTCCACCTGTGGGGACCAGTTAAACATATATGCACGCCAACAGCAGAGAATGCTATGTAGCCTGTGTAAAAATCAAGGCCTATATGCACTGATGAGGAAAGATATACTATGTGAGTAATGAGGaaaagcttataaaataatgtatatagCATGAtactatttttgtttaaaaatatataacatatataaatgcataaaaaCAATCCTGGAAGTCAGAGAAAATGTTAAGCGGTGGTTCTATCTGAGTGGTGTAGTTGTGGATgggtagttttttggttttggaggattttttttttttccactctcCTCACTATTCACCTCCCTAAAGTCAGGGCCCATCTGAAGTGATCCTTAGGAAGGGCCCTTGGGTGCAACCTGCAGTATCCAGGCCCAGAGAAGCATGCAGGCAGCCTGCCCCTGTCCCACACCAGACCTTGCACACCTAGGCCCACCTGCCTGATGTCTCGGGGTGGGGACTACAGGGGTGGCATCTACACCCTGGGCTTGGCACTAGAAGGCCATCCAAAGACACACAGCTATGCCAGACTAAGAGCTCTTATGAGAAGAGAAGTTCTGGAATTCTCATGCAAACCCTTTATTCAGGTAAGGCAGCTGGAGTACAATGAAGGGGTAAGCTGCATGTCTGAGGTTTTACAAGCACACAAGCCTCTGACACAGGGGTAGGTGCAGCAGTTCACCCTGTTCCTGACCCTTCAGTCCCTTCTGCCTCAACTTTCAGAAAGGAGAGGGCCTGGCAGTTCCTGACCTTCTTGGGTACCTAGCAACTAGCCCTCTGCAGAAAGAGAGGGACCCGAGCCTCCTGTGAGGTGTCTGGACATGAGTCAGGACTGAGAGGTGCTTCTGGGGACCATCCCAGTTTGCTTGGCCACATCCATCCAGCCTGCCCTTAGGGCCAGACCCAAGGCAGCAGTGCCTAGAGTCTCCACTTGCTGAGAGCCCTGAATGCAGCTTCCAAAACTCCCACTGAGAGGACAGGGAGATCCCCTGCCTGGTGACTTGCTGCCTGCTGAGTGCGCAGAGGACAGGGACACCCCTGCACAGCGGCCTGCTGCCCATTGGAACAGCAGAAAGCAGTGCTGGGAGATTCTAGAAGCCCCACCAACCACCTTGAAGACGGTGTAGGAGAGACTCCACAGTTGCTAAAGGGAGTGCCCCAGATGTTGGCCAACCTGGGGATTCCTGTGGGGCCACAGTAATGGTGGGGCTCCCCCAGGGAGGGGTGGTCTTGGGGAGTTCCTGCCCCCAAGCTTCagacttttcttttaacaagtgGCTCAGCCAGTGCCCTGCCTGCTCTGAGGCCCCGAACAGGAGAAGGGCACCATTCATGTCCACAAACGGACACTGAGACCTTGCCAGGACCCTGCcttggggtcacaggtgtgcagTGCTCTTCATGGCCTGCTTGCTCTGTGTACAAGGGTAGCAGCAGGAGCCTGGCACGTTCCCAGCTCTGGTCCTTATCAAAAGGAACTAGTCTTACGGGGTGAATGTGCAGGACAGAGCACTGGCccagagaggggtgtgtgtgagatTAAGAAGGATAAAGGGACAATCAGAAGAGCCAACAATAGGAAGCCTGGATAGTGCCGCCTGGCCAGCCAGGGATTAGCCTGTGCGTCCGTCAGTCCAAGGTCTGAGGCCAGTCGCTCCCTTCTGCGGCTGCTGTCTGCTCTTGGCTGGTCCCTCAGggtcagggctgaggagatgagcAGACACCAACAGTCTATGCCCTTGGGAAGCCTGTGTCCCCCACTAAGAAGGAGAGTCAGCCTGGCTTTCCCCGGGGGTTCGCGGCTTATGGATGCTGGAGCCCACAGGTCTGGGTGGTGCTAGGTGAGCCAGGTGGCATCTGTGTCCCAGGGGAAAGGAGGAGTCCCCACAAGGGTTCCTCAGTGATGTCATTCAGGCTAGGGTCTCTGATCCCCCAAATGTGTCACCATGTCCTGGCCACCGTTTCTACTAAAGTTTGCAGGCTGAGTAGGATTTTGCCAGGAGAAGAGATAAGGAGGCAGCATCCAGTGTGACCCAAGCAAGGTTAAGAGATGGGGTAGTAGGTGCTGTCCCCAGGCCCTGTCCCTGAGGACTAAGCTTGGTGTCTGAGTCTTCCTAAGAAGACACCATAATGGGCATCTGGAGGTCTCGGGAGGGATGACCTGTGGCCAAGGTACCTTCCCAAAGCAGTGGGGCTATGATGTGGGGAGGGCTGCAAGGCTgcagaggacagccaggacaaggaagacacTGCTCCACAGGACTCTTCTCAGGGATGCGGGACCGAACAGGGAAACCCACAGTGAATCCACAGACGCACAGGCAGAACCCAACACCGGAGAGATTGGGACGGAATGGGGACCCATGTCAGAGTAAACCATCACCTCTCTCCTAGCAACTCCTTTCAAGGTTACACTAGTTTGCTCTGCCCAGAAAAGAAGCCATCTTGCCTGGAGCCCTCAGGAGGAGAGTGTGGTTGGGCAGAGACAGACAACAGGTAGCTACACAGAAAAGCAACTCCCTGGAAGTGGCCAGAGGGAGAGTGGCCTGGGAATCAGGATTCAAACTTCTAAGAAC belongs to Onychomys torridus chromosome 10, mOncTor1.1, whole genome shotgun sequence and includes:
- the LOC118591960 gene encoding translation initiation factor IF-2-like isoform X2, with translation MRALRRRARGARLGPPTSAAAALRHRHRGPRGPVTPLRGPRKFPQRRGPRGQGPRRPRAAATPTAEPGATGPSRLPRSRSAESRSRVPGAPRPAGAAPGRTGAVRRRQTTQSLLVTWLQPSRERRAAGLHQVQTLTPSLHEQQSSCPA
- the LOC118591960 gene encoding collagen alpha-1(II) chain-like isoform X1, giving the protein MRALRRRARGARLGPPTSAAAALRHRHRGPRGPVTPLRGPRKFPQRRGPRGQGPRRPRAAATPTAEPGATGPSRLPRSRSAESRSRVPGAPRPAGAAPGRTALPREKSSRASPSPDADPFLARAAEFLPCLRQGPSFWAQEASLFKITHSLAGPAL
- the Cabp7 gene encoding calcium-binding protein 7 → MPFHPVTAALMYRGIYTVPNLLSEQRPVDIPEDELEEIREAFKVFDHDGNGFISKQELGTAMRSLGYMPNEVELEVIIQRLDMDGDGQVDFEEFVTLLGPKLSTSGIPEKFHGTDFDTVFWKCDMQKLTVDELKRLLYDTFCEHLSMKDIENIIMTEEESHLGTAEECPVDVETCSNQQIRQTCVRKSLICAFAIAFIISVMLIAANQVLRSGMK